In one Candidatus Nomurabacteria bacterium genomic region, the following are encoded:
- a CDS encoding NUDIX hydrolase codes for MAKTKFVAKVLLLDGNGDFLLLTRSDTHPSLAGFYDLPGGMIEDGEEPGAAVIREVKEETGIELPHHAVKVIYTTTHVMHDKSYPTLLYLARIEMKSPDIQISWEHKSHEWAPLHRMADVEPQLASTYQEAFAYVRAHNIIEDIDIVVGEIQEAAA; via the coding sequence ATGGCAAAGACGAAGTTTGTCGCAAAGGTATTACTCCTTGATGGCAACGGAGACTTTTTGTTGCTTACGAGAAGCGACACACACCCAAGCTTGGCTGGTTTTTATGACCTGCCAGGTGGAATGATTGAAGACGGCGAAGAGCCTGGCGCTGCGGTTATAAGAGAGGTAAAAGAAGAAACTGGCATTGAATTGCCTCATCATGCAGTCAAGGTGATATACACCACGACGCATGTCATGCATGACAAAAGCTACCCTACATTGCTGTATCTTGCGCGCATAGAAATGAAGAGTCCTGATATACAGATTAGCTGGGAACATAAGTCACACGAGTGGGCCCCACTTCATCGCATGGCTGATGTTGAGCCACAGTTGGCATCTACATACCAAGAGGCGTTTGCTTATGTTCGAGCACACAATATCATTGAAGATATAGATATCGTCGTAGGCGAAATTCAGGAAGCCGCAGCTTAG
- the gap gene encoding type I glyceraldehyde-3-phosphate dehydrogenase: MAVVKLGINGFGRIGRNAFKIAFERSDLEVVAINDLTDTKTLAYLLKHDSNYGTYQYDVSYDDTNIIVNGKHVKVLAEKDPAVLPWGDLGVDLVIESTGRFTKKEDAEKHITGGGAKRVVISGPSKSDGVDTIVLGANDDKIGSATEVVSNASCTTNSLGAVMAILDSEFGVEKSLLTTVHSYTASQVVQDAPNKDLREGRNAAENMVPTTTGAAIAVTKTLPNLEGKFDGLSIRVPTPVVSISDVTALLSKDVTVEEVNDVFKKAAADPFYQGILAVSEEALVSRDYIGDSHSGTVDLLLTKVVGGNLIKICVWYDNEWGYSNRLVELVADLGKKLGE, encoded by the coding sequence ATGGCAGTAGTAAAATTAGGTATCAACGGTTTCGGACGTATTGGTCGTAATGCATTTAAGATTGCATTTGAGCGTAGCGATTTAGAAGTTGTCGCAATCAACGACCTGACAGATACCAAGACGTTGGCGTATCTTCTCAAACATGACAGCAACTACGGTACGTATCAGTATGACGTAAGCTATGATGACACTAACATTATCGTGAATGGCAAGCACGTGAAAGTTTTGGCGGAGAAGGATCCAGCAGTTTTACCTTGGGGTGACTTAGGTGTTGATCTTGTCATCGAGTCAACTGGACGCTTCACAAAGAAAGAAGATGCTGAAAAGCACATCACCGGTGGTGGTGCGAAGCGAGTTGTTATCAGTGGTCCAAGTAAGTCTGACGGTGTCGACACGATTGTGCTTGGTGCGAACGACGACAAGATCGGCAGTGCTACAGAAGTAGTAAGCAACGCCAGCTGTACTACGAACAGCCTTGGTGCAGTCATGGCGATTCTTGATAGTGAATTTGGCGTAGAGAAATCGCTACTTACGACTGTCCATAGTTACACGGCCAGTCAGGTTGTTCAGGACGCACCGAACAAAGACTTGCGCGAAGGCCGCAATGCTGCAGAAAACATGGTTCCTACAACGACCGGAGCTGCTATTGCAGTCACGAAAACGCTTCCAAATCTCGAAGGTAAATTTGACGGTTTGTCGATTCGTGTGCCAACCCCTGTCGTCTCTATTAGCGACGTAACTGCACTCTTGTCTAAGGATGTTACTGTCGAAGAAGTGAATGACGTGTTTAAAAAAGCCGCAGCTGATCCGTTCTATCAGGGTATCTTAGCAGTTAGCGAAGAGGCGCTTGTAAGTCGTGACTATATTGGCGATAGTCACTCTGGCACAGTTGACTTGTTGCTAACAAAGGTTGTCGGCGGTAACTTGATTAAGATTTGTGTCTGGTATGACAACGAATGGGGCTATAGTAACCGTTTGGTCGAACTAGTGGCTGACCTCGGCAAAAAACTCGGCGAATAA
- a CDS encoding transketolase, producing the protein MHKNLTVTDLEHKAYTIREDIIRMLEHAGSGHSAGPLGLAEVFSALYFNIMRIDPKNPDWEDRDFFFLSNGHCVPVQYAAMAEAGYFDKDELMTLRKFGSRLQGHPERTRLPGLENTSGPLGSGLSQAAGVAHTLQHIDKQIHRFVYVVTGDGELNEGNIWEAAMFAGKYKLSQLVVFVDRNNIQIDGTTEDVMPLEDLHGKWESFGWHVQEVDGHNIESIVDAASMARAITNKPSVIITHTIPGKGVDFMEYDYHWHGAPPNAEQAKDALHKLRTLDGKIKGEHE; encoded by the coding sequence ATGCATAAAAATTTAACAGTAACTGACCTTGAGCATAAGGCATATACAATCCGCGAAGATATCATCCGTATGCTTGAGCATGCCGGTAGCGGTCATAGTGCCGGTCCACTGGGCTTGGCTGAAGTCTTTTCGGCGCTGTATTTCAATATTATGCGCATAGATCCGAAGAATCCCGATTGGGAAGATCGCGATTTCTTCTTCTTGAGTAACGGCCACTGTGTGCCGGTGCAGTATGCGGCGATGGCTGAGGCAGGCTATTTTGACAAAGACGAACTTATGACGCTACGAAAATTCGGTAGTCGTCTGCAGGGTCACCCAGAGCGCACACGGCTACCGGGGCTCGAAAATACCAGCGGACCGCTGGGTAGTGGTTTGTCTCAAGCGGCGGGGGTTGCGCACACACTGCAACATATTGACAAGCAGATACACAGGTTTGTGTATGTAGTGACCGGAGACGGTGAGCTAAACGAAGGTAATATATGGGAAGCGGCGATGTTTGCCGGAAAGTACAAACTGTCCCAATTGGTCGTATTTGTTGATCGCAATAACATACAGATCGATGGCACCACCGAAGACGTTATGCCACTCGAAGATTTACATGGCAAGTGGGAGTCTTTTGGCTGGCACGTGCAAGAAGTCGACGGACATAATATCGAAAGCATTGTAGACGCTGCCAGTATGGCTCGAGCAATTACCAACAAACCAAGCGTTATAATCACACACACGATACCCGGCAAGGGCGTTGATTTTATGGAATACGACTATCACTGGCACGGTGCGCCACCAAACGCAGAGCAAGCAAAGGACGCGTTGCACAAACTACGCACGCTAGACGGTAAGATCAAGGGGGAGCACGAGTAA
- a CDS encoding RpiB/LacA/LacB family sugar-phosphate isomerase yields the protein MKIYLGSDHAGFDLKEDVFAYLVKRNIDVDDVGAKVPDPNDDFPQFAQAAAIKVIGDDDPDARAILICGGGQGMAMAANRFRGIRASVIWDAEEARMTRNDNDCNVLCLPARVLQREDEAVWQDILDTWLNTPFADAARYKRRNAELDELS from the coding sequence ATGAAAATCTATTTGGGCTCTGATCATGCTGGTTTCGATTTAAAAGAAGACGTGTTTGCTTATCTGGTGAAGCGCAATATTGACGTTGATGATGTTGGTGCGAAAGTACCTGATCCAAACGACGATTTCCCTCAGTTTGCCCAAGCTGCCGCCATTAAAGTGATTGGTGACGATGATCCTGACGCTCGAGCAATCTTGATTTGCGGTGGCGGGCAGGGTATGGCGATGGCTGCAAATCGTTTTCGCGGAATCCGCGCTAGTGTCATATGGGACGCAGAAGAAGCGCGCATGACTCGCAACGACAACGATTGTAACGTACTGTGCTTACCGGCGCGTGTATTGCAGCGTGAAGATGAAGCTGTCTGGCAGGACATTTTAGATACATGGCTCAATACGCCATTCGCAGATGCTGCTCGATATAAACGCCGAAACGCAGAACTGGATGAGCTTTCGTAA
- a CDS encoding bifunctional (p)ppGpp synthetase/guanosine-3',5'-bis(diphosphate) 3'-pyrophosphohydrolase, which translates to MERREVLLLAKELYDENQLAELTHAINFATEKHLGQKRLSGKPYIVHPLAVARLLIEWGMDIDTVLAGILHDTVEDTDATLDEIESLFGHDVAFLVDGVTKVSQARSGMQDLGNYLPQTKDNLSKLLIAVSQDVRVIIIKLADRLHNLQTLKYMPTDKQQKIARESLEVFAPMADRLGMGRVRMEIEELAFRYLDPSEFDRLKNIIRKRLGKSTRKLGAVRTDVERELKKQGIEFEINGRVKSVYSLHKKLEKVDGNIDDIYDLMALRIIVPNNETCYRVLGILHGMYQPMLARIKDYIAIPKPNGYQSLHTTVITPSKQIVEFQIRTNEMHEYAERGLAASFHYHEQKSSKNYARKKSSHLPAELQWITQMQEVAARLKDGEEISQDQLNVDLFGNRIFVYSPKGDIYNLPEGALPLDFAYLVHSDIGKHSYSFRVNGRIHAFDKPLHNGDVVEVITRKLSQPKSDWLELVTTSHARAKLRMQLRKLGLLQAVSGAAAIIRDKAARKKGKARK; encoded by the coding sequence ATGGAACGACGTGAGGTATTACTACTAGCAAAGGAGCTATACGATGAAAACCAGCTCGCAGAGCTCACGCATGCTATTAATTTTGCAACCGAGAAACACCTGGGACAAAAACGCCTTAGTGGCAAGCCATACATCGTTCACCCGCTAGCAGTAGCCCGTCTTTTGATTGAATGGGGCATGGACATCGACACCGTCCTGGCTGGTATTTTACATGACACCGTCGAAGATACCGACGCTACACTTGATGAAATTGAGTCACTTTTCGGCCATGATGTCGCCTTCTTGGTCGACGGCGTCACTAAAGTCAGCCAAGCCCGCTCCGGTATGCAAGACCTAGGAAATTATTTACCTCAAACAAAGGACAATCTTTCCAAATTACTCATCGCCGTCAGTCAGGACGTTCGCGTTATCATCATCAAACTAGCCGACCGACTACACAATCTACAGACGTTAAAATACATGCCAACCGACAAACAACAAAAAATCGCCCGTGAATCACTCGAGGTTTTTGCCCCAATGGCCGATCGCCTTGGTATGGGTCGCGTGCGTATGGAAATCGAAGAGCTGGCTTTTCGATACCTGGACCCTAGTGAGTTTGACAGGCTTAAAAACATCATCCGTAAGCGCCTAGGAAAAAGTACCCGTAAACTTGGTGCCGTCCGCACCGACGTTGAACGTGAGCTCAAAAAACAAGGCATAGAGTTTGAAATTAACGGTCGCGTGAAAAGCGTCTATAGCTTGCACAAAAAGCTTGAAAAAGTCGACGGCAACATCGATGACATTTACGACCTCATGGCTCTACGAATCATCGTGCCAAACAACGAAACCTGCTACCGAGTACTAGGTATATTGCACGGCATGTATCAGCCAATGCTCGCCCGAATTAAAGACTACATAGCCATACCGAAACCAAACGGTTATCAAAGTCTCCACACCACCGTCATTACGCCGAGTAAGCAGATTGTTGAATTTCAGATTCGTACCAACGAAATGCACGAATATGCCGAACGCGGACTAGCCGCCAGTTTTCACTACCACGAGCAAAAAAGCAGCAAAAATTACGCCCGTAAAAAATCCAGTCATCTACCCGCCGAACTACAGTGGATTACACAGATGCAAGAAGTGGCAGCGCGCTTAAAGGACGGCGAAGAGATTAGCCAGGACCAGTTAAATGTCGATCTTTTTGGCAATCGCATCTTTGTTTATTCACCAAAAGGCGACATCTACAACTTACCCGAAGGCGCATTGCCGCTTGATTTTGCCTATCTGGTCCATAGCGACATCGGTAAACACTCATACAGCTTCCGCGTTAACGGTAGGATTCACGCTTTTGACAAACCGCTTCATAATGGCGACGTCGTCGAAGTCATAACTCGTAAATTATCCCAACCAAAAAGCGACTGGTTAGAGCTCGTCACCACAAGTCATGCTCGAGCAAAATTACGTATGCAACTCCGGAAGCTCGGCCTCCTGCAAGCCGTCAGCGGCGCTGCGGCTATAATCCGCGATAAAGCAGCTCGCAAAAAAGGCAAAGCGCGTAAGTAA
- a CDS encoding inorganic diphosphatase, with amino-acid sequence MADFNKILTPGDVDGGVVNVVIEIPAGSSHKIEWNRELAVMQLDRIDPAIFAKPTNYGFIPQTLDEDGDELDALIVTDAPLPTGIFLEAKVIGVMKFEDDGEVDDKIVVVPADDRNSGNRIQSLSDIPQLVKQIENHFNHYKDLKKPGTTIVKSWGDVEEAKVVIHESIERWNNR; translated from the coding sequence ATGGCAGATTTTAACAAGATACTTACACCAGGTGATGTCGATGGCGGCGTCGTAAACGTAGTGATTGAAATTCCGGCTGGCAGCAGCCACAAGATTGAGTGGAATCGCGAACTCGCAGTGATGCAGTTAGACCGCATCGACCCAGCTATTTTCGCTAAACCTACTAACTATGGTTTCATACCACAGACGCTCGATGAAGATGGCGATGAATTGGACGCATTGATTGTAACTGACGCTCCGCTACCCACGGGTATATTCCTAGAAGCAAAGGTGATCGGTGTGATGAAGTTTGAAGATGACGGTGAAGTGGATGACAAGATTGTCGTGGTGCCTGCCGACGACCGAAATAGCGGCAATCGTATCCAGAGCCTGAGTGACATCCCACAATTGGTTAAGCAGATTGAAAACCACTTTAACCACTATAAGGATCTTAAAAAACCCGGCACTACAATTGTTAAAAGTTGGGGCGACGTCGAAGAGGCTAAGGTTGTTATACACGAATCGATTGAACGCTGGAATAATCGCTAA